CACCACCGATAGCAAATCCCGCTGCCGAGTCAGTCTGGTACTTGCGACCAACTCGGAGGGTGTAATGCTCATCATAGCTGTATTCAAGGCCCATCGTGTAAGACTCGAAGTTGTCAGATGGATGAGCACCCTCGGCAGACAATGTGGCACGATGCACATGATTCTCGACGAGGTTTACCGATCCGCCAAACTTGAAATTAATCGGAAGCGGGAACTCGTCATTAAGGAATCTCAGCTCCGGACCGAAATTCGAAATGACCATCGACATCTTAATCCCGCGGTAGCCGGTGCTATACGTTGTTCCGATATCTGCAGCCCAGCCGACCGCTCTTTCCTCGGCATACAACTCTTCGATGAATTTCCACGTGGCACCGATACTGAAATGATCAGTTAGACTCCGCGCGTAGGCGACCGCCAGGGCATGCTCCTGTGCACTGAAAGTCCTGCCCGTGTATCCGAGCGAATTCTCATATGTGGTCTCAAGCATATCACCGGCATCCAGCGCGTAAACGGCCACACCCAGAGTGCCACCGAAGCCGTAAAGCGGTATGCCAATAGCAGCGAATTCATAGTTGATATCCGCAACGTAGCTGATATGAGTGAGAATCACATCTTTGCTGTCAAGCTGCGTCAGACCGGCAGGGTTGTAATGTATCGCCGTAGCATCGTCAGAGATCGCCGAGAAGGCCCCGCCGAGCGCGACGGCTCTCGCCGAAACACCTAACTCAAGAAACTGCGCGCCCGCCTGGCCTACCTTTGACTGACCTAAGACAGCTGAAGGCAAGATCAGTAGACAGACAAAAAGTAAGCAGCAATAACGCATATATGCCTCCTAACTCAACAAACCGGAGTTTGATCTATTCTCATTTAATTCACGGCGCTTCAGCGAATCGGCGTACGCCGTACGAATTATAGAGCCAGCTTCAGCAGCGACTCCTGCCGTGTTGTTTCTTTCTAACCTAAGCTCCGTCATTTCAGACGCGCCTTTCGCTTTCAAATCGTCCTCTGGACACAAGGCCACTTACGGTTCCCTAGAAATTGACTGTCAGTCCGAGTCTCACGTTTCTGCCCGGATCGGTCCACCAGGGAATCTTGTCAAAGTCATTACCGCCTCTGATAACGCCATTGAGGTTGTTACTTGTGTCTGCACGTCCCGTAGCCGTATGCACATCCTGGATGTTTCTGTTGTCGAAAACGTTTTCAACCCAGACCTCGAACGAGTAATCTATGCTGAACGCCGAGAAATTCTTGTTGAACCTGATGTCCACTGTTGACGACGACGGCTTTCTGAGACCGTTCTTGATAACCTTCTCACCCGCCTGCAGTGTCAAACCGGGATAATTTGCTGCCGGAGTGAACGGTAACCCGGAACTCCACTGCCACAAGACATTTACACCCCAGTCATTGGGAATCGAATAGCCGAACAGCTTCGGGTGATCAGCCCTGGAGATGCGCAGATCAAAATTGAGAGTGATTGCATGCCTGACATCCCAATCAAGCGGGTACTCCTGAATCGGTATCTCATTGTGCGCCACAAGGTCCTCAAAATTGGAGTTCTCAGATGAAGCTTTGCCGTATGCAAACGCATATGTGTAACTCATGTACCCGGAGACGAAGTTACCATACTTTTTGGCGAGCTCAATCTCAAACCCTCTCGTACGGCCATAGTCATTGTTCTGATATTCGGAGTACCTGGTCACTGTACCTTCGTACACGGGCGAGGAGTTGATTATGCCGAAAATGTCTTTGTAGAAGCCGGAAATATCAAGAACATAGTCCCCAGACAGATTGTAGCGAACGCCAAACTCGTACTGTACTGTTTTCCCGAAATCGAGGTTCGGATTGCCCAAGATCCCGGTATTTTGCCCAAGCCTCTGGTACATATTTACGTATTCCGGAAGCTGGTAGAAATGGCCGTAGTTGAAGTAGATTTTCGCTTTCTCGGTAATCGGGTAAGATACTCCGACCCTCGGAGAGAGTTTACCGCGACTGCTGACA
The Candidatus Zixiibacteriota bacterium genome window above contains:
- a CDS encoding PorV/PorQ family protein; this encodes MRYCCLLFVCLLILPSAVLGQSKVGQAGAQFLELGVSARAVALGGAFSAISDDATAIHYNPAGLTQLDSKDVILTHISYVADINYEFAAIGIPLYGFGGTLGVAVYALDAGDMLETTYENSLGYTGRTFSAQEHALAVAYARSLTDHFSIGATWKFIEELYAEERAVGWAADIGTTYSTGYRGIKMSMVISNFGPELRFLNDEFPLPINFKFGGSVNLVENHVHRATLSAEGAHPSDNFESYTMGLEYSYDEHYTLRVGRKYQTDSAAGFAIGGGVRLSVSDFDLGIDYGFHDFGLLENIHIFSVGFKF